A genomic region of Dunckerocampus dactyliophorus isolate RoL2022-P2 chromosome 10, RoL_Ddac_1.1, whole genome shotgun sequence contains the following coding sequences:
- the ell gene encoding RNA polymerase II elongation factor ELL isoform X1, whose product MAALKEEQCYGLSCGRVSNGSNVSVFHVKLTDSSLRAFEGYQSGKVLSSQPLITFNGNQGKISIPRSENTNELRTFTFYLSNVGRDNPQGSFDCIQQYVTSEGSIHLDCLGAIQDKITVCATDDSYQKARESMAQVEEETRSRGAIVIKPGGRYVGKRVQIRKPVSALSDVAPSRRTSRPVIISSSAMKKASAQHRPLRERLVHLLALKPYKKPELLLRLQKDGLLQSDKDSLDSHLQQVANLNGKDNTLTLKDFLYKDIHKDWPGYTEGDQQLLKRILLRKQCQAQNNTAPPPQSPPKELASSSPSQKRPAADFIDPLVNKKPRISHLASKAAPTPINGKLASSNGKAETQAAPLADATLTSSSQPLPVLDIPRPFEALSDVSNDSSHNGRDCDAQEAASERLSQHPLATTMATGVSASPTAAPRDKSPSATSSKKSKKKSKKHKDKEKTTNKERARGQEEEKERKSAEERMLEPDRTCDMSPENLKSNSIPFKSTNMNGMCNNSTSISLSSPEVTDYLSKYTMISSPEQRQRYKNDFNSEYSEYRRLHSRIEGITKHFTVLDNELKKLQQGTDKYKTIHNQILQEYHRIKKRNPHYSQEKNRCEYLHNKLAHIKRLIAEYDQQQL is encoded by the exons GTCCTGTCATCACAACCACTGATAACATTTAATGGAAACCAAGGG aaAATTTCAATACCACGGTCAGAAAATACCAATGAGCTACGCACGTTTACGTTCTACCTGTCAAACGTGGGCAGAGACAACCCACAGGGCAGCTTCGACTGCATCCAGCAGTATGTCACCAG CGAGGGTAGCATTCATCTGGATTGTTTGGGTGCAATCCAGGACAAGATTACCGTATGTGCCACGGACGACTCCTACCAGAAAGCAAGGGAGAGCATGGCCCAGGTTGAAGAGGAGACGCGCAGCAGGGGCGCCATTGTCATCAAGCCCGGTGGTAGATATGTCG GCAAAAGAGTTCAGATCCGGAAACCGGTATCTGCCCTGTCCGACGTGGCCCCCTCGCGGCGGACTTCCCGACCCGTCATCATCTCCAGCAGCGCAATGAAGAAAGCAAGCGCTCAGCACCGGCCACTCCGAGAGCGCCTGGTGCACCTGCTAGCCCTCAAGCCTTACAAGAAGCCCGAACTGCTACTGAGGTTGCAGAAGGACGGCCTCTTGCAGTCAGACAAGGACTCCCTGGACAGCCACCTGCAACAG GTGGCAAACCTGAATGGGAAAGATAACACGCTTACGTTGAAAGACTTTTTATATAAGGACATTCATAAAGACTGGCCTGGATACACGGAAGGAGACCAGCAGCTTCTCAAGAGAATCTTGTTAAG GAAGCAGTGCCAGGCTCAGAACAACACTGCTCCTCCACCACAAAGCCCGCCCAAGGAGTTGGCCAGCAGCTCGCCATCTCAG AAACGTCCTGCTGCAGACTTCATTGACCCTCTTGTCAATAAGAAGCCGAGGATATCGCACCTTGCAAGCAAAGCTGCACCCACACCAATCAACGGCAAGTTGGCCTCCTCCAACGGGAAAGCAGAGACACAGGCGGCTCCTTTGGCCGACGCCACTTTGACATCCAGCTCTCAACCGCTCCCCGTACTGGACATCCCCCGTCCTTTCGAAGCGCTTTCTGACGTCAGCAATGACTCGAGCCACAACGGACGAGACTGCGATGCCCAGGAAGCGGCGTCGGAGAGGCTCAGTCAACACCCTCTGGCGACAACCATGGCCACTGGGGTCAGCGCGTCCCCCACGGCGGCCCCGCGCGACAAGAGTCCGTCAGCCACCAGCAGCAAAAAGTCCAAGAAGAAGTCCAAGAAGCATAAAGACAAGGAGAAGACGACAAACAAGGAGAGGGCGAGAGGccaagaggaggagaaggagaggaAAAGTGCTGAGGAGAGAATGCTTGAGCCTGACAGAACCTGTGACATGAGCCCAGAAAACCTCAAAAGCAACAGTATTCCATTCAAAAGCACAA ATATGAATGGGATGTGCAACAACAGCACCAGTATTTCCTTGTCATCACCTGAGGTGACTGACTATCTATC GAAGTACACGATGATCAGCTCTCCAGAGCAGCGTCAGAggtataaaaatgacttcaactCTGAGTACAGCGAGTACCGCCGTCTACACTCTCGGATAGAGGGCATCACCAAGCATTTCACTGTGCTGGACAATGAGCTTAAGAAGCTCCAACAAGGCACAGACAAGTACAAG ACAATCCATAATCAGATACTTCAAGAGTATCATAGAATAAAAAAG CGTAATCCCCACTATAGCCAAGAGAAGAACCGCTGTGAATATCTACACAACAAACTGGCACATATCAAAAGACTCATTGCTGAGTATGATCAACAGCAACTCTGA
- the ell gene encoding RNA polymerase II elongation factor ELL isoform X2, with translation MPHPSSKKISIPRSENTNELRTFTFYLSNVGRDNPQGSFDCIQQYVTSEGSIHLDCLGAIQDKITVCATDDSYQKARESMAQVEEETRSRGAIVIKPGGRYVGKRVQIRKPVSALSDVAPSRRTSRPVIISSSAMKKASAQHRPLRERLVHLLALKPYKKPELLLRLQKDGLLQSDKDSLDSHLQQVANLNGKDNTLTLKDFLYKDIHKDWPGYTEGDQQLLKRILLRKQCQAQNNTAPPPQSPPKELASSSPSQKRPAADFIDPLVNKKPRISHLASKAAPTPINGKLASSNGKAETQAAPLADATLTSSSQPLPVLDIPRPFEALSDVSNDSSHNGRDCDAQEAASERLSQHPLATTMATGVSASPTAAPRDKSPSATSSKKSKKKSKKHKDKEKTTNKERARGQEEEKERKSAEERMLEPDRTCDMSPENLKSNSIPFKSTNMNGMCNNSTSISLSSPEVTDYLSKYTMISSPEQRQRYKNDFNSEYSEYRRLHSRIEGITKHFTVLDNELKKLQQGTDKYKTIHNQILQEYHRIKKRNPHYSQEKNRCEYLHNKLAHIKRLIAEYDQQQL, from the exons ATGCCCCACCCATCCTCAAAG aaAATTTCAATACCACGGTCAGAAAATACCAATGAGCTACGCACGTTTACGTTCTACCTGTCAAACGTGGGCAGAGACAACCCACAGGGCAGCTTCGACTGCATCCAGCAGTATGTCACCAG CGAGGGTAGCATTCATCTGGATTGTTTGGGTGCAATCCAGGACAAGATTACCGTATGTGCCACGGACGACTCCTACCAGAAAGCAAGGGAGAGCATGGCCCAGGTTGAAGAGGAGACGCGCAGCAGGGGCGCCATTGTCATCAAGCCCGGTGGTAGATATGTCG GCAAAAGAGTTCAGATCCGGAAACCGGTATCTGCCCTGTCCGACGTGGCCCCCTCGCGGCGGACTTCCCGACCCGTCATCATCTCCAGCAGCGCAATGAAGAAAGCAAGCGCTCAGCACCGGCCACTCCGAGAGCGCCTGGTGCACCTGCTAGCCCTCAAGCCTTACAAGAAGCCCGAACTGCTACTGAGGTTGCAGAAGGACGGCCTCTTGCAGTCAGACAAGGACTCCCTGGACAGCCACCTGCAACAG GTGGCAAACCTGAATGGGAAAGATAACACGCTTACGTTGAAAGACTTTTTATATAAGGACATTCATAAAGACTGGCCTGGATACACGGAAGGAGACCAGCAGCTTCTCAAGAGAATCTTGTTAAG GAAGCAGTGCCAGGCTCAGAACAACACTGCTCCTCCACCACAAAGCCCGCCCAAGGAGTTGGCCAGCAGCTCGCCATCTCAG AAACGTCCTGCTGCAGACTTCATTGACCCTCTTGTCAATAAGAAGCCGAGGATATCGCACCTTGCAAGCAAAGCTGCACCCACACCAATCAACGGCAAGTTGGCCTCCTCCAACGGGAAAGCAGAGACACAGGCGGCTCCTTTGGCCGACGCCACTTTGACATCCAGCTCTCAACCGCTCCCCGTACTGGACATCCCCCGTCCTTTCGAAGCGCTTTCTGACGTCAGCAATGACTCGAGCCACAACGGACGAGACTGCGATGCCCAGGAAGCGGCGTCGGAGAGGCTCAGTCAACACCCTCTGGCGACAACCATGGCCACTGGGGTCAGCGCGTCCCCCACGGCGGCCCCGCGCGACAAGAGTCCGTCAGCCACCAGCAGCAAAAAGTCCAAGAAGAAGTCCAAGAAGCATAAAGACAAGGAGAAGACGACAAACAAGGAGAGGGCGAGAGGccaagaggaggagaaggagaggaAAAGTGCTGAGGAGAGAATGCTTGAGCCTGACAGAACCTGTGACATGAGCCCAGAAAACCTCAAAAGCAACAGTATTCCATTCAAAAGCACAA ATATGAATGGGATGTGCAACAACAGCACCAGTATTTCCTTGTCATCACCTGAGGTGACTGACTATCTATC GAAGTACACGATGATCAGCTCTCCAGAGCAGCGTCAGAggtataaaaatgacttcaactCTGAGTACAGCGAGTACCGCCGTCTACACTCTCGGATAGAGGGCATCACCAAGCATTTCACTGTGCTGGACAATGAGCTTAAGAAGCTCCAACAAGGCACAGACAAGTACAAG ACAATCCATAATCAGATACTTCAAGAGTATCATAGAATAAAAAAG CGTAATCCCCACTATAGCCAAGAGAAGAACCGCTGTGAATATCTACACAACAAACTGGCACATATCAAAAGACTCATTGCTGAGTATGATCAACAGCAACTCTGA